The DNA region TGTAAATGCCCAATTCCCAATTCCCAATTCCCAATAACTAATAACTAATGCGTAATTTTATCAAACAAACTTTTGCTAGTTTAGTTGGCACTTTACTAGGACTAATTATTTTCGGTGGTCTGGGAACCACTGGATTATTCTTGCTGATATTGGCTGCTACTTCTTCTAAAGATACTGGGCCAAATGTGAAAGATAAGTCAGTGTTGGTTTTTGACTTATCGATGAAAATCACTGATAGCGAACCTAGTTCTGGCGAACTGTTTCAAAACACATTATCAGGTGTAGATGACGATAGGATGGCACTCCGCAAAGTTGTGGAAACTTTGGAAAAGGCGCGGCGCGATCCGCGAATTGTCGGAATCTATTTGGATGCAACAAGCACAAGCCAAGCTGGTAACGTTGGCTATGCCTCTCTGAAAGAAATTCGGAAAGCGCTAGAGGAGTTTCGCGCTGCGGGGAAAAAGATTATCGCTTATGGTAGTGATTGGAGTGAAAAGGAATATTACCTTAGTTCAGTGGCAGATTCCATTGTACTTAATCCTCTAGGAATGATGGAAATCAACGGCTTGAGTTCGCAACCGATGTTTTTAGCAGGTGCATTGCAGAAATATGGCATTGGTGTTCAAGTCGTGCGGGTGGGAAAATTTAAGGGCGCAGTTGAACCGTTTATCCTCAAAAAGTTGAGTCCAGAAAACCGCGAACAAACTCAAAAATTGTTGGATGATGTTTGGGGAGAGTGGCGCACTACTGTAGGCGCAAGTCGGAAAATTGAACCTAAGCAGTTGCAAGCGATCGCAGATAGTCAGGCGCTACTCGAAGCTACACAAGCCAAAACTAGCGGTTTAATTGATCAAGTCCAATACCGTGATGAAGTGGTAACTGACCTGAAAAAATTGACAGATAGCGATAAAGACGACAAAACATTCCGACAAATTACCCTGAATAGTTATGCAGAAGTTTCTGGCAAATCTTTGGGTGTAGAACGTAGTTCAAAAAATGAAATTGCCGTTGTTTATGCTGAAGGTGAGATTGTCGATGGTAAAGGAGAAGATGGGCAAGTAGGAGGCGATCGCTTTGCTAAAATCTTCAAGAAACTCCGACAAGATAAAGATGTAAAAGCTGTTGTATTACGAATTAATAGTCCTGGTGGTAGCGCTACCGCAGCTGAAGTCATGCAACGAGAGGTGAAATTAACTCGTGAAGCGAAACCGGTTGTAGTGTCAATGGGTGATGTAGCCGCCTCTGGTGGTTATTGGATTGCTAGCGACTCTAACCGGATTTTTGCCGAACCAAATACCATTACAGGTTCAATCGGTGTATTTGGGTTGCTGTTCAATGGTGCAAAGCTAGCGAGTGATAACGGCATCACCTGGGACTCGGTGAAAACTGGAACCTATGCTGATAGTCAAACAGTTTCGCGTCCGAAATCGCCTCAAGAGTTGGCAATTTATCAACGTAGTGTGAACCGAATTTATGATATGTTTCTGAATAAAGTTTCTCAAGGTCGGAAACTCCCAGAACAAAAAGTAGCAGAGATTGCCCAAGGACGGGTTTGGTCTGGTGTGGCGGCCAAGGAAATTGGTTTGGTTGATGAAATTGGCGGGTTGAATAGTGCGATCGCTTATGCTGCCAAGCAAGCAAAACTAGGAGAAGATTGGGAAGTGCAAGAATATCCTCGCACTAACAGTTTCGGAGAACGGTTTTTTGGACGTGCAACTGAAGAGGTGCGGACTGCTTTAGGAATTGAGGGGACGCAACTCCAACAATCTAATCCCCTCATCAATGAATTCCAAAAGTTGCAACAAGAAATCGGAATTCTGCAAAAGATGAACGATCCACAAGGGGTTTACGCCCGTTTGCCTTTCAACTTGAAGATTGATTGATATCATTACCTGATCTATCCAACAATCACAACAATGCCCTTGCGATCGTAAGGGTATTGTCATTAATATTCTCTAAGTGATACTGAGGAAACATCCAAATCGAACCAAAACAACCGAAAATGAATTGAACTGCGATTAAGCTACTTTTCTTTGTCCGATGGTTAAGGAACTCCAAAAATAAATTATCCAATTTCTGCACTTCACTACGACTTTCCCTCCCCCCGCTCCCTGCTCCCTGCCCCCCTGCCTCTCTTAAGGATGCTCTGGTTTGTTAGAGACAATGCTACAACCAGTGTTTCGGATACGTCCTTTCTTCCGCTAAATTATTGAAGATTACAGCGCATAGCACTAAAATGATCGATCCCTCAAAAGCAGGTGTTAGCAGAAATTGCCAATCTGGTTTCGTCATCATAACAACTAATGCAACAGCACCCGAAGGTGGGTGTAGAGTTCCAGTAAGCTGCATGATTCCGATCGCACTAGAAACAGCCATTCCCATTGACAAGGGAGAAGAACCGAGAAAATGCAGAATTATCAGACTTACGATAGCAGCTAAAAGATTACCCCCAACGACATTGCGAGGTTGAGCCAAAGGACTGTCAGGGACACCAAAGATCAAGACACTTGTAGCACCAAAAGGAGCCATCAGCAAAGGAGAATTAGTTTTTGCAGCAAGGTAAGACGTTGCATGGGGTTTTAATCTGATAGCAAAAATTTTCATTAGTCAATAGTTATTAATTAGTTGTTTAGGTAATATAGACCAATTAAACAGTATTAATTTTATCAGTGATTTTCCTGAGCCATTCTGATATTAAATATTACTAATATATACATAAATATTATCAGGATGCTAAATATGTCAGATTTACCGCTTCAGTGTAAGAATTTGAAAGACCAGGTTGAGTCTATATTACAACTTTTACAGCAAGAACCAACGCTACGTTTCCAAGATATTACACCTATACAAACTTCTCTAAGTAAAGCGATTTCTCCAAAGTTTGAAATTGTGTTTGCGGGTGCGTTTAGTGCAGGTAAATCAATGCTAATCAATGCACTATTAGAAAGAGAATTACTCTACAGCGCAGAGGGACACGCTACAGGCACAGAATGCAAAATCGAGTATGCAGAAGTAGATAAAGAACGTGTTGTTTTGACTTTTTTAAGTGAAGCAGAGATTCGGGAACAAGCAGTTTCTTTGTGTCAGCAACTAGGATTTAAGACAGTACCTAATATCAACCAAGCTGATGTAATTAACCTGCTACGCCAAGGTTGTGAAGCGATTATTCAGCAGGAGGGTGGTGAGAATAAATCAGAACGTGCAAAACAGGCGAAGGCATTAATATTGTTGCTAGAGGGATATATAGCAAACCGCGATCGCATCAATACGGTTAATAATGCTACATATTCAATGGAACAATTTAACTTTTCTAACCTCAAGGAAGCGGCTGGATATGCCCGTCGTGGTAGTAATAGTGCAGTATTGAAGCGAATAGAATATTACTGTAATCATCCTTTGCTACAAGATGGCAATGTAATTATCGACACACCCGGCATAGATGCACCAGTAGAGAAAGATGCACAAGTAACTTATGCCAAAATTCAACATCCTGATACTTCGGCGGTGGTGTGTGTGCTAAAACCTGCTTCGGCGGGTGAGATGACAAAAGAAGAAACAGAACTTTTGGAATTAATGCGAGAGAATGGGGGAGTGCGCGATCGCGTTTTCTATATCTTCAACCGCATTGATGAAACTTGGTATAATACTCAGCTACGGCAACGATTAGACGATTTAATTAGTGGACAGTTTCACAATACAAGCAAGGTTTATAAAACGAGTGGATTATTAGGATTTTATGGCAGTCAGATTAAACAGACAAGCCAACAAGATAGATTTGGTTTAGATTCTGTTTTCGCAGAAAGTATTAAAGGTTTAGATGGTAAAGAAGAAACACCACAATTTGTCTATGCTTTTAACAACTACTGCGTAAATTCAGGAAAGCTGTCTTCTAGTAAATTCCGTGTTTCTGTTAACGGCTTTGAAACCCCAAATCAAAACTATGTGCGAATTCTAGGAGATTGGGGAAATGAAATTATCGAACAGCTAATTAAAGATAGTGGTACTGAAGAATTTCGCACAGCAATTACTCGTTATCTTACCGAAGAAAAGCGTCCTCAATTATTTAAAAATCTTGCTGATGATTTGGAGGATGTTTGTATTAACCTAAAAAAACATTATCAGAGTGTCCAACGCAATTTAGATAGTCAGCCTCAAGAAATTGAGATAATGAAGGTGCAAGAGTTACAACGCCTAAATCAGCAACTTCAGCAAATTGGTAAAGATTTTAATGAGCATATTACAGAAGAAGTTAACCAAATAATTAATAATTCTTGCGATGCTTTTGAAGCAGATTTTAAGCAGTTGCAATCAAGAATGATTCGCCGTTTAGATGAATTGCTAGATACTTTTTCTGTAGCTTCTGCTTATCAACGTGCAACTATCAGCCATCCTCGTAACGCTACTGCACCTTTAATTGCTATTTTAGTAGAGGCATTTTATTACTTAGCAAATCAATTAGAAGATATTTTGATTGAATCTTCTCAGCAAGTAGTGGCAAATTATTTCCAGAGGTTGATTGAAAAGATTCGCAAGTCAGAATATTATCGCCAGTTGTATCGTTTGTTAGATAATGATGGTGGGATTGAACAAGAGATCAGAATGTTAGAAAAAGGAGTTGCTCAAGCATTATTTAGTGCAGCTAGTGTAGAGTGCGATCGCTTTGTGCGAGAAAGTCCCAGATTTTACGATGAAGGCACTTTTTCTATATATCAATTTCGCCAAACTTTATCACAAACTTCTCAAGGTTACGACGCTGAAAGTATTGTGGAAGCAGAACCAGCAATTAGACAATTATTGAAATTAGATTTTGAGCCAAAAGTGTCCCACACTATTCGTAAATCTTTTCGTCAAACCATTAATCAGACACTCAAAACTCATTTATTACCAATGGCAGATAAGCAAGCAGATGAAATTTTGCAGCAATACCCACAGGCGCGTGCTTATTTAGAGAAAACATTAGAACAAGAAGCTGAAGAAAAAATTGCGAATAATCGCCAGTTATTAAATGCTGTTAAAGAAAATATTATAGCATATAACTCAGCAGTTTCTAATATTAATAGTTGTTTACAGTCAATGCAATTATATAACAATCTTTTGCCTATAATTGGTGATTCGTTTGAGCCTATTAGTAAGTTTGCTAATAATGAGCTTTTAGTTTCAGACATGGTATAAAAGCTTTAACCTTAATATGAATTAATACAGATTAATTGAGATAATTGTAGTTTGTAGTGGGTGTTTTAGCGCTCACTATGTACAGATTTGTGTAAAATAGTAAAATCTAATAACTTGATAGTAATATGGAAGATAAATTCAAGCCAATAGAGTGTAATGATGATAATGTTTTGGATTAGGGGTTTAGTATAAACCTATTCCACTAATATAAAAGTATGGTAATCTACTTTGGAGGGCATTTGAAAAGTCCTCTTCTCCGTAGCAAAAGGTTCTAGATTATCCTAAATACCATTAAAAAAGGGGACTTTGATTCTTCCTCCTTTTTAAGGGGGTTAGAGGAGATCAATAACTGCCTGAAATTACAGCCAACCACTTTTCAAATAACCTCTTAAATACCCTAATTACAGCCTCAATTTTTTTGTACCTTGTTTAACCCGTTGAACTACTAGGAAACTAGATTGTTTCTTTTAAAGGATAACGAATGCCGTTGGTTGTGAGCTTACGTTAAATTAACTTAATTCTGCACTGAACCATAGTTTGACAAGGAGTGATAGACATGACACTGATTAACGGTACCTCTGGTAACGATAATTTGACTGGAACTCCAGAAACTGATTCCATTTTTGGCGATTTAGGTGATGACACTCTCGATGGTCTTGGTGGTGATGATAAGTTTCTCTTCAATAATGTAATTGATGTCCTCGTTTTTGGTTCTTCTAACATATCCGATTTATACGTCTATAGTACTGATGGTTTTGACATCATTAAAAACTCTTCTATTGGGAGTATTATCAATATTGACCCTGATAATCCCAACCGTAAACATGGAGATAACAACCGTAAAGTAATGACCGTATCTCCTTTATGGGAAACCGAATTCATCGACCGTATCACAGATACTGACACAATCCAAAGGATCTCGGCAGACAAGAATATTTATGGTTTGAAAGGCAACGATGTACTGTATGGCAACGATAACTTGGGTGACAATCTAAAGAACTTGATTCTCACAGGTAGTAACGATATTAATAGCATAGGCAACGACCTGGACAATCGAATTGAGGGGAATGCTGGTCACAACTTTTTGGTTGGCGGTGATGGCAATGACTACTTGCTTGGCTATGGGGACTACGACATTTTGGTTGGTGAGGCTGGTAATGACACGCTCGAAGGCGGTGCTGGTAACGACTTCTTAAATGGGGGTTCTGGTAGCGACATACTCGTTGGCGGTGCTGGTAACAATATACTTACAGGTAATGCTGGTGCTGATACATTTGTCTTCAACTTCAGGTCTGAAGACATTGACATCATCAAGGACTTTAGCAACTTGGAGAGCGACAAAATTCAGATTTCTACAATTGGGTTTGGTGCTACTTCCACTAACGAGTTCAGTTACGACAACAACACTGGTGCTTTGTCTTTCCAGGGAACCCAATTCGCCACTCTTGAGAACAAGCCTAATTTCATACCCACTTTCGACATTGAGCTTGTTGAAAAGTTCTCTTCTCGGTAGCAAAACGTTCTAGATCCTTCTAAATCTGTAGAGACGTAAAATTTTATGTCTCTACATCCCAATACCGTTCAGTTAAGCATCTCTTTCTTCTCTCTGCGTCCTCTGCGCCTTTGTGATTTGAACGATAATTTAGCCAAACGGTCACGAAATACTTCACTCTGTACTAGGACAACATATAGTTCAAAGCTATAAATGGAGTTCAAAAAACTCAAAACTTAATTACAGCAAGGAACATAGTCAAATAGTTCATTTGTACCGTACCGCGATGAGAGAGAAATAAAAATTCAGATTTCAGGCGATCGCTTTATCACTCAATTTTTGGCGAAACATATTTTTGAACCATATTGTGGACCTTTTGAATCATATTTTGACCGAAAGTTTAAAATTTTCCACTAAATTAACGTGTCTTGCTCGGCATTTTTTACCAAGTCTAAAAATAAAACTTTTGGTCGTATTATGGAACACAAGTAAAACACGCGGACATAATTTGATTCAAAAGTTAAGTTATTGATTGGCTCAAAAGCTTGAAATTACGTTAACTTTTGGTCACGTTATGGTTCAAAATTTGGTCATGCAGGGGGTAAAATCACAGCCTTGGCGGTAGCCTGCGGCAAGCCGATGCAGCGTCTACGTTAAAAAATTGATTTTGGTAACACAGTTTTAGCCTTAACCGAAGCGTATTGCTCTACATCCAGGTTCATACCTCGATTCAGCAACGCCGTTTTTCTTAAGGCATAATGAATCTTGTTCCTTAGAAGCTCACGTTAAATTAACTTAATTCTGCACTGAACCATAGTTTGACAAGGAGTGATCGACATGGCATCTATTAACGGTACTGATGGTGACGACAATCTGATTGGAACTCCAGAAACTGATTCTATTTTTGGTGATTTAGGTAATGACACTCTCAATGGTCTTGGTGGTGCTGATGAGTTTGTCTTCAACAATGTAATTGATGTGCTCTTTTTGGATGACGTGTGCTTCGTCTATAGTAGTGATGGTTTTGACATCATTAAAAACTTCTCTTCAGGTAAGATTATCAATATTGACCCTGTGAATCACAACTATAAGCATGTAAAGACAACTTTAGATCATATAAATAAAAACTTCAGGTACGATCGCAACACTGGTGCCTTGTACTTCCAGGGAACTCAATTCGCCACTCTTGAGAACAAGCCTAATTTCATACCCAGTCTCGATAGTGACCTTGTAAACACAAATAATGTAGACACAGGTGTAAAGATAAATTATGATGCTGTCTCCATGATCAGGCTTGGCACTACTTCCACTAAAGAGTTTAACAACCGCAACACTAGTGCCTTGTCTTTACAGGCAACCCAATTCGCCACTCTTGAGAACAAATCTAATCTCATACCCAGTCTCGATATTGAGCTTGCCTCTAAGGGTCTAACCTCTTGACTCTTCAATTAGCTTGGTCTTGTAGTGCCTAACCAAACCCAAATTTTAGATACTACAGCCACTCCAAAAACAATAACCCCACTTAGAGAATTTCTCTTGCGGGGTATTAATTGAGTATGGCTACTATTTTTCTTTGCTGTCGAAAATTTCCTCAGTTTCATTTTTAATAATCAAGTAACTTGATAAAAACTTTACAAATATCCTTTTAGGAGAATTTTCCAGTGTTTTCTCAAAGCCGATTTTATCAGTGGTGGCAATTGAGGTTGGCAAGCTTATTGGCTTTAATTGCAGCGATCGCAGCAGCCAACGAATCTGCCCTAGCCCAGATAGTACCCGATAAAACCTTAGAAACAAATTCCGTTGTTATACCTTCTCCTAACTTTGACCTGATAGACGGTGGAACACGTCGCGGTGCCAATCTATTCCACAGTTTTGAGCAGTTCAACGTTAAAGAAGGAGGACGAGCCTCTTTCAGCAATCCTTCTGGTATTAAGAATATTATTAGTCGGGTGACAGGGGGTAACCGCTCCGAAATTTTCGGCACGCTCGGTGTCTTAGGTACTGCTAACCTGTTTCTAATTAATCCCAATGGTATTATCTTTGGCCCGAATGCCCAACTTACTATAGGAGGTTCCTTTCTAGCAACAACAGCAAATGCCATCGGGTTTGGTGAGCAAGGCTTGTTCAGTGCCTCAGTTCCTAATTCTCCCGCACTCCTAACGGTCAATCCTTCAGCTTTGCTATTCAATCAAATTGCCAGACCGATTACCAATCAATCTACAAGAGCTACAAGAGGCCTGCAA from Nostoc commune NIES-4072 includes:
- a CDS encoding dynamin-like GTPase family protein gives rise to the protein MSDLPLQCKNLKDQVESILQLLQQEPTLRFQDITPIQTSLSKAISPKFEIVFAGAFSAGKSMLINALLERELLYSAEGHATGTECKIEYAEVDKERVVLTFLSEAEIREQAVSLCQQLGFKTVPNINQADVINLLRQGCEAIIQQEGGENKSERAKQAKALILLLEGYIANRDRINTVNNATYSMEQFNFSNLKEAAGYARRGSNSAVLKRIEYYCNHPLLQDGNVIIDTPGIDAPVEKDAQVTYAKIQHPDTSAVVCVLKPASAGEMTKEETELLELMRENGGVRDRVFYIFNRIDETWYNTQLRQRLDDLISGQFHNTSKVYKTSGLLGFYGSQIKQTSQQDRFGLDSVFAESIKGLDGKEETPQFVYAFNNYCVNSGKLSSSKFRVSVNGFETPNQNYVRILGDWGNEIIEQLIKDSGTEEFRTAITRYLTEEKRPQLFKNLADDLEDVCINLKKHYQSVQRNLDSQPQEIEIMKVQELQRLNQQLQQIGKDFNEHITEEVNQIINNSCDAFEADFKQLQSRMIRRLDELLDTFSVASAYQRATISHPRNATAPLIAILVEAFYYLANQLEDILIESSQQVVANYFQRLIEKIRKSEYYRQLYRLLDNDGGIEQEIRMLEKGVAQALFSAASVECDRFVRESPRFYDEGTFSIYQFRQTLSQTSQGYDAESIVEAEPAIRQLLKLDFEPKVSHTIRKSFRQTINQTLKTHLLPMADKQADEILQQYPQARAYLEKTLEQEAEEKIANNRQLLNAVKENIIAYNSAVSNINSCLQSMQLYNNLLPIIGDSFEPISKFANNELLVSDMV
- a CDS encoding filamentous hemagglutinin N-terminal domain-containing protein; translated protein: MFSQSRFYQWWQLRLASLLALIAAIAAANESALAQIVPDKTLETNSVVIPSPNFDLIDGGTRRGANLFHSFEQFNVKEGGRASFSNPSGIKNIISRVTGGNRSEIFGTLGVLGTANLFLINPNGIIFGPNAQLTIGGSFLATTANAIGFGEQGLFSASVPNSPALLTVNPSALLFNQIARPITNQSTRATRGLQLSGNQKSLLLVGGGATRKSEIGV
- a CDS encoding calcium-binding protein gives rise to the protein MTLINGTSGNDNLTGTPETDSIFGDLGDDTLDGLGGDDKFLFNNVIDVLVFGSSNISDLYVYSTDGFDIIKNSSIGSIINIDPDNPNRKHGDNNRKVMTVSPLWETEFIDRITDTDTIQRISADKNIYGLKGNDVLYGNDNLGDNLKNLILTGSNDINSIGNDLDNRIEGNAGHNFLVGGDGNDYLLGYGDYDILVGEAGNDTLEGGAGNDFLNGGSGSDILVGGAGNNILTGNAGADTFVFNFRSEDIDIIKDFSNLESDKIQISTIGFGATSTNEFSYDNNTGALSFQGTQFATLENKPNFIPTFDIELVEKFSSR
- the sppA gene encoding signal peptide peptidase SppA, which translates into the protein MRNFIKQTFASLVGTLLGLIIFGGLGTTGLFLLILAATSSKDTGPNVKDKSVLVFDLSMKITDSEPSSGELFQNTLSGVDDDRMALRKVVETLEKARRDPRIVGIYLDATSTSQAGNVGYASLKEIRKALEEFRAAGKKIIAYGSDWSEKEYYLSSVADSIVLNPLGMMEINGLSSQPMFLAGALQKYGIGVQVVRVGKFKGAVEPFILKKLSPENREQTQKLLDDVWGEWRTTVGASRKIEPKQLQAIADSQALLEATQAKTSGLIDQVQYRDEVVTDLKKLTDSDKDDKTFRQITLNSYAEVSGKSLGVERSSKNEIAVVYAEGEIVDGKGEDGQVGGDRFAKIFKKLRQDKDVKAVVLRINSPGGSATAAEVMQREVKLTREAKPVVVSMGDVAASGGYWIASDSNRIFAEPNTITGSIGVFGLLFNGAKLASDNGITWDSVKTGTYADSQTVSRPKSPQELAIYQRSVNRIYDMFLNKVSQGRKLPEQKVAEIAQGRVWSGVAAKEIGLVDEIGGLNSAIAYAAKQAKLGEDWEVQEYPRTNSFGERFFGRATEEVRTALGIEGTQLQQSNPLINEFQKLQQEIGILQKMNDPQGVYARLPFNLKID
- a CDS encoding HPP family protein, which translates into the protein MKIFAIRLKPHATSYLAAKTNSPLLMAPFGATSVLIFGVPDSPLAQPRNVVGGNLLAAIVSLIILHFLGSSPLSMGMAVSSAIGIMQLTGTLHPPSGAVALVVMMTKPDWQFLLTPAFEGSIILVLCAVIFNNLAEERTYPKHWL